From one Anabas testudineus chromosome 21, fAnaTes1.2, whole genome shotgun sequence genomic stretch:
- the LOC113173864 gene encoding interferon alpha/beta receptor 2-like isoform X2 — protein sequence MMELWMLLLLLHLHLVSCVSLPAPLSVSISSFNMQHILSFLPGPGTPSDTHFTVEVVHLRKNSWRQVSGCLELLAEQTCNLTMVFKDPYDHYQARIKAFTSNQTSNWTLSGVFQPLSDTVLEPPDVTLSGCGNCLIVQLAVPARKLLQNLQLKELYKRVIFHVQRTRDGAQFTLNLPYNDKNEITYLQPGVEYCVTVSARGLFNSNYIPSKPYCAFTSPPSSKSSNALYVVFILLGVFCMLGFLFIGLVVYGSQLSSELITEHLPRSLLNTFIQGRQHRRAQLEFSGHFSASQLHGSANCLLMAHSPVQALKSSSEQGAGDCALALT from the exons ATGATGGAGTTGTGgatgcttcttcttctcctaCATTTACACCTTG TGTCATGTGTTTCTCTCCCTGCACCTTTAAgtgtctccatctcttccttcaACATGCAGCACATACTCAGCTTCCTGCCAGGCCCTGGAACCCCCTCTGATACCCACTTCACTGTTGAAGTTGTTCATCTCAG GAAGAACTCATGGAGACAAGTGTCAGGTTGTTTGGAGCTGTTGGCTGAACAGACGTGCAACCTAACCATGGTGTTCAAGGATCCATACGACCATTACCAAGCTCGCATTAAGGCCTTCACATCTAACCAGACATCCAACTGGACTCTATCAGGGGTGTTCCAGCCCCTTTCAGACA CTGTGTTGGAACCTCCTGATGTGACTCTGTCAGGCTGTGGGAACTGTTTGATTGTGCAGCTTGCAGTTCCAGCTAGAAAGCTTCTGCAGAACCTGCAGCTGAAGGAACTCTACAAAAGAGTCATCTTTCATGTGCAAAGGACCAGGGATGGGGCACAG TTCACCTTGAATCTGCCTTACAACGACAAGAATGAGATCACATACCTGCAGCCAGGTGTCGAGTACTGTGTGACTGTCTCTGCGAGAGGACTCTTTAACTCCAACTATATTCCCAGTAAACCTTACTGTGCCTTCACCAGTCCTCCTTCATCCAAGAGCTCCAATGCAC TGTATGTGGTCTTCATCCTGCTGGGTGTGTTCTGCATGCTGGGGTTCCTGTTCATTGGATTAGTGGTTTATGGCAGTCAACTGAGCTCAGAGCTTATAACAGAACACCTACCCAGAAGTCTG TTAAACACCTTCATCCAAGGCCGCCAGCACAGGCGTGCACAGCTCGAATTCTCAGGTCACTTCTCAGCATCACAGCTACATGGCTCTGCCAACTGTCTCCTGATGGCCCACAGCCCAGTTCAAGCACTGAAGAGCAGCTCTGAGCAGGGAGCGGGCGACTGTGCACTGGCTCTGACATAA
- the LOC113173864 gene encoding interferon alpha/beta receptor 2-like isoform X1: protein MMELWMLLLLLHLHLGNSPRIKDGEEVGSLNVSCVSLPAPLSVSISSFNMQHILSFLPGPGTPSDTHFTVEVVHLRKNSWRQVSGCLELLAEQTCNLTMVFKDPYDHYQARIKAFTSNQTSNWTLSGVFQPLSDTVLEPPDVTLSGCGNCLIVQLAVPARKLLQNLQLKELYKRVIFHVQRTRDGAQFTLNLPYNDKNEITYLQPGVEYCVTVSARGLFNSNYIPSKPYCAFTSPPSSKSSNALYVVFILLGVFCMLGFLFIGLVVYGSQLSSELITEHLPRSLLNTFIQGRQHRRAQLEFSGHFSASQLHGSANCLLMAHSPVQALKSSSEQGAGDCALALT from the exons ATGATGGAGTTGTGgatgcttcttcttctcctaCATTTACACCTTGGTAATTCTCCCAGGATTAAAGATGGGGAGGAAGTGGGGAGTTTAAATG TGTCATGTGTTTCTCTCCCTGCACCTTTAAgtgtctccatctcttccttcaACATGCAGCACATACTCAGCTTCCTGCCAGGCCCTGGAACCCCCTCTGATACCCACTTCACTGTTGAAGTTGTTCATCTCAG GAAGAACTCATGGAGACAAGTGTCAGGTTGTTTGGAGCTGTTGGCTGAACAGACGTGCAACCTAACCATGGTGTTCAAGGATCCATACGACCATTACCAAGCTCGCATTAAGGCCTTCACATCTAACCAGACATCCAACTGGACTCTATCAGGGGTGTTCCAGCCCCTTTCAGACA CTGTGTTGGAACCTCCTGATGTGACTCTGTCAGGCTGTGGGAACTGTTTGATTGTGCAGCTTGCAGTTCCAGCTAGAAAGCTTCTGCAGAACCTGCAGCTGAAGGAACTCTACAAAAGAGTCATCTTTCATGTGCAAAGGACCAGGGATGGGGCACAG TTCACCTTGAATCTGCCTTACAACGACAAGAATGAGATCACATACCTGCAGCCAGGTGTCGAGTACTGTGTGACTGTCTCTGCGAGAGGACTCTTTAACTCCAACTATATTCCCAGTAAACCTTACTGTGCCTTCACCAGTCCTCCTTCATCCAAGAGCTCCAATGCAC TGTATGTGGTCTTCATCCTGCTGGGTGTGTTCTGCATGCTGGGGTTCCTGTTCATTGGATTAGTGGTTTATGGCAGTCAACTGAGCTCAGAGCTTATAACAGAACACCTACCCAGAAGTCTG TTAAACACCTTCATCCAAGGCCGCCAGCACAGGCGTGCACAGCTCGAATTCTCAGGTCACTTCTCAGCATCACAGCTACATGGCTCTGCCAACTGTCTCCTGATGGCCCACAGCCCAGTTCAAGCACTGAAGAGCAGCTCTGAGCAGGGAGCGGGCGACTGTGCACTGGCTCTGACATAA